In one Rhodohalobacter sp. 614A genomic region, the following are encoded:
- a CDS encoding RagB/SusD family nutrient uptake outer membrane protein: MKFSKIFGKALSVLVAFILLYSCADLTTSVKDTALGEDEMNDPQAGEKTLAPAYSMMEEIMGNHNELNNLQGVSSIEQIVPYRGGTDWFDGGRFFEMHQHNWTPQHVTIINVWENITQGIGRATLSQKTIRDNNGSDALWAEARMLKAVYNFWLLDMWNVAFDNRPENIGTDNVSTVYTDGDAVQYLLSEIEEMESQLPTIDQVGETRLNRSAAIGLKARLMLNKAIYEDRYANTHTFPAADMQAVIDYTTQIINSGTFELERENYFYMFGLENEDHPEFLFAFNQEPETGGRHNMAYFHASRDRRGSIQYPSKTGSDGGAITQDFYDLWEGWRDDPRFFHRFIPDGGSIPDSEYRWNRGIQVGQQYGIILEEGSGSEWQRDENGDLLILPLVNNARGGNLLNYTREVGLTDDNNHEAGARNLKWDVDPRVPGGQSAVNLPWLRLGEIYLMRAEANARLGNWGLALNDVNELREARGARQLMASELDSFDELFREYMFEMYAEHWTRTIQVRFDMWEDSWRDKTNTDVNKRVFPVPQEVIDSSQGLVTQNPGY, translated from the coding sequence ATGAAATTTTCAAAAATATTCGGAAAAGCACTATCCGTTTTGGTCGCTTTCATCTTGCTGTATTCATGTGCAGATTTAACAACTTCTGTGAAAGATACAGCTCTTGGCGAAGACGAAATGAATGATCCGCAGGCAGGTGAAAAGACATTGGCACCGGCTTACTCCATGATGGAAGAAATCATGGGAAATCACAATGAATTGAACAACCTTCAAGGTGTTTCTTCCATTGAACAAATTGTGCCGTATCGTGGCGGAACCGATTGGTTTGACGGCGGTCGTTTCTTCGAAATGCATCAGCACAACTGGACTCCTCAACACGTTACCATCATTAATGTGTGGGAGAATATTACACAGGGAATTGGCAGGGCCACGCTATCCCAGAAAACCATTCGCGATAACAATGGTTCTGACGCACTTTGGGCGGAAGCCAGAATGCTGAAAGCCGTTTACAACTTTTGGCTGCTGGATATGTGGAATGTGGCTTTCGATAACCGACCTGAAAATATCGGTACCGATAATGTTTCAACCGTATATACCGACGGTGATGCCGTGCAATATCTGTTAAGTGAAATTGAGGAGATGGAAAGTCAGCTTCCAACCATTGATCAGGTGGGTGAGACTCGCCTCAACAGAAGTGCAGCCATCGGGTTGAAGGCACGATTGATGCTGAACAAAGCCATTTATGAGGATCGATATGCAAATACCCACACTTTTCCCGCCGCTGACATGCAGGCTGTGATTGACTATACAACTCAAATAATCAATTCCGGAACTTTTGAGCTGGAAAGGGAAAACTATTTCTACATGTTCGGGCTGGAAAATGAAGACCATCCCGAGTTTTTGTTTGCTTTCAACCAGGAACCGGAAACCGGAGGCCGGCATAATATGGCGTATTTCCATGCTTCGCGTGATCGTCGGGGATCGATCCAATATCCAAGCAAAACCGGTTCAGACGGCGGTGCAATTACCCAGGATTTTTATGACTTGTGGGAAGGATGGAGAGACGATCCACGCTTTTTCCACCGATTTATTCCAGATGGCGGCTCCATTCCCGACAGTGAATATCGCTGGAACCGGGGCATCCAGGTGGGCCAGCAATATGGTATTATTCTTGAGGAAGGAAGTGGTTCTGAATGGCAGCGAGATGAAAACGGCGACCTGTTGATACTCCCGCTTGTAAATAATGCACGAGGTGGAAATCTATTAAACTACACCCGGGAAGTTGGCCTTACCGATGACAACAACCACGAAGCCGGAGCCCGAAATCTCAAGTGGGATGTTGATCCCAGAGTTCCCGGCGGTCAATCAGCCGTAAACCTCCCATGGTTGCGATTGGGTGAAATCTACCTGATGCGGGCTGAAGCCAACGCACGTCTCGGTAACTGGGGGCTTGCACTGAATGATGTTAATGAACTTCGGGAAGCACGCGGCGCCCGACAACTTATGGCAAGTGAACTGGACTCTTTTGATGAGCTTTTCCGTGAGTATATGTTTGAAATGTATGCCGAGCACTGGACGCGAACCATCCAGGTCCGGTTTGATATGTGGGAAGATTCCTGGCGCGATAAAACCAATACAGATGTGAACAAACGGGTTTTCCCGGTTCCCCAGGAAGTGATCGATTCCAGTCAGGGGCTCGTCACTCAAAATCCCGGTTACTAA
- a CDS encoding SusC/RagA family TonB-linked outer membrane protein, producing the protein MIKNYSFYAAFFLMGLLFLSGSVLHAQVVNGTVSDSETGDELPGVNILVKGTGNIGTATNTDGWFELSVPSMNDTLIFSYIGYQTLEVPINGQQTLHVELQEASILGDEVVVVGYGTQRRSEITTSVASLNAEDFNVGISGSPEQLMQGRVSGVNVTSQGGQPGAPVQVTIRGQGTLRSGSGPLYVIDGVAINNVNTTYSANTFGLGSSSATNPLSFLNPNDIESIDVLKDASATAIYGSRGSEGVILITTKRGTEGQSQLNYKSDVTISNVANRVDMLSADEFADFHNSVGQSDLVNSARTNWFDEITRTAVSNNHSLSYSNRSATSDFIASLNFSNQEGIIIASNLESYGGRLRANQRFLENRLELGFNLLANQTHTDYAPVANQPDTNIGDMLTNALTQNPTNPVYLQNGSLFPITEEGFNPLRAPELLTNFSDVTRVLSSASAEFEIAEGFFINGNFGLDRSIGSTISQISRHNIPRISNPMGGLVDAKRENTTYQLESTVNYLVDIQNHSFGFLGGYSWQKFIEEGRSWSISNFSTEEIEAYHNPGIGTELTISGNRPSGFYQENQLQSFFGRANYNFINRYFVTATLRADGSSRFGSGNRYGFFPSFSGAWQISDEDFMGENSILSNLRLRIGWGRTGNQEIPNGITEQLINVSTGGNAGYGLHQGQITPGITFVRIQNEDIKWEVSNQTNVGLDFGFFSQSLTGSVEVFNKVSTDILFEQTTGVDPINATTSYWSNFDMEIVNRGLEVELNYLKNLGVNAFFEIGGNVSFLDNEVKDLPVSILQTGSLTGQGLSGETVQAVRSGLPIGAFWLLEFEGLDENGLNQFRDVNGDGAITNADRVFAGSALPDLTYGLTANFGFKNWALGLNFNGVAGNKIYWNDHNALFTMPQLYAGKNIARAGFEPNEDPSNSATASTRFLQDGDYFRFSNATLSYDVNTTNLPLRGLQLSVTGQNLFTITDYEGFDPEVNMPRDVGGIQSYGIDSSRYPTARSVMFSVNVTL; encoded by the coding sequence ATGATTAAAAATTACAGTTTCTACGCTGCATTCTTTCTGATGGGTTTGCTTTTCTTGTCGGGGAGTGTGTTGCACGCCCAGGTAGTAAACGGAACCGTTTCTGATTCTGAAACAGGGGATGAATTACCCGGAGTAAATATTCTTGTAAAAGGAACCGGTAATATTGGGACGGCAACAAATACGGATGGCTGGTTCGAACTTTCGGTACCATCAATGAATGACACACTAATTTTTTCCTATATCGGTTATCAAACACTGGAAGTTCCCATCAATGGACAACAAACACTACATGTAGAACTACAGGAAGCGTCCATTCTGGGAGATGAGGTTGTGGTGGTTGGATATGGTACACAGAGGAGATCAGAAATAACAACTTCGGTGGCATCTCTGAATGCGGAAGATTTTAATGTTGGAATCTCCGGTTCTCCCGAACAATTGATGCAGGGACGGGTTTCGGGAGTAAATGTAACCAGTCAGGGCGGTCAGCCAGGCGCACCTGTTCAAGTTACCATCCGCGGACAAGGAACCCTTCGAAGTGGCAGCGGCCCGCTTTATGTGATTGACGGCGTGGCCATTAACAATGTAAATACAACGTACTCAGCAAATACATTTGGTCTTGGGTCGAGTTCGGCTACAAATCCGCTTTCTTTTTTGAACCCGAATGATATTGAGTCGATCGATGTGCTGAAAGACGCATCGGCGACAGCCATTTACGGTTCCCGCGGTTCAGAAGGTGTGATTTTGATTACTACCAAACGGGGAACGGAAGGTCAGTCGCAACTGAATTACAAAAGTGATGTAACGATTTCAAATGTTGCCAACAGGGTAGATATGTTAAGCGCTGACGAATTTGCCGATTTTCACAATAGTGTGGGACAGAGTGATCTGGTAAACAGCGCCAGAACCAACTGGTTTGATGAGATTACGAGAACGGCTGTATCCAACAATCACTCCCTTTCCTACAGCAATCGTTCGGCTACTTCTGATTTTATCGCTTCACTTAATTTTTCAAATCAGGAAGGGATTATCATTGCCAGCAATCTCGAAAGCTATGGCGGCCGCCTCAGGGCTAACCAACGATTTTTGGAAAACCGGCTGGAACTTGGTTTCAATTTGTTGGCGAATCAAACACATACGGATTACGCACCTGTTGCCAACCAGCCGGATACAAACATTGGGGATATGCTCACCAACGCTCTCACACAAAATCCCACCAACCCGGTGTATCTCCAGAACGGATCACTGTTTCCAATTACCGAAGAGGGATTTAATCCGTTACGGGCACCTGAATTGCTGACCAATTTTTCGGACGTAACCCGCGTACTTTCAAGTGCATCGGCCGAGTTTGAAATTGCAGAAGGATTCTTCATAAATGGTAATTTTGGTCTTGATCGATCCATTGGATCCACAATCTCACAAATATCCCGGCATAACATTCCGCGGATTTCAAATCCCATGGGTGGATTAGTCGATGCAAAACGGGAAAACACAACCTATCAGCTGGAAAGTACGGTCAATTATCTGGTGGATATTCAGAACCACAGTTTTGGTTTTTTAGGCGGTTATTCGTGGCAAAAGTTTATTGAAGAAGGGCGTTCGTGGAGTATCAGCAATTTCTCTACAGAGGAGATTGAAGCGTATCATAATCCAGGCATTGGGACCGAGTTGACGATCAGCGGAAACCGGCCGAGTGGTTTTTACCAGGAGAACCAGCTTCAGTCTTTCTTTGGACGAGCCAACTACAATTTTATTAACCGATATTTCGTCACGGCAACTCTACGGGCGGATGGCTCATCCAGGTTTGGTTCAGGAAATCGATACGGATTCTTCCCTTCATTTTCCGGCGCATGGCAGATCAGTGATGAGGATTTCATGGGAGAGAATAGTATTCTCAGTAATCTCCGGTTGAGAATCGGCTGGGGACGAACCGGGAACCAGGAAATTCCCAATGGAATCACCGAACAACTGATTAATGTAAGTACAGGTGGAAATGCTGGATACGGCTTACATCAGGGCCAAATTACGCCGGGCATCACGTTTGTCAGGATTCAGAATGAAGATATCAAATGGGAAGTAAGCAACCAGACAAATGTTGGATTAGATTTTGGATTTTTCAGCCAGTCATTAACCGGTAGCGTTGAGGTATTTAACAAGGTATCCACAGATATTTTATTTGAACAAACCACCGGTGTCGACCCGATTAATGCAACCACATCCTACTGGAGCAATTTCGATATGGAAATTGTAAACCGGGGTCTTGAAGTGGAACTCAACTATCTCAAAAATCTTGGTGTAAATGCTTTCTTCGAAATCGGTGGAAATGTCTCTTTCCTGGATAATGAAGTAAAAGATTTGCCGGTTTCTATTCTCCAAACAGGTTCTTTGACCGGCCAGGGGCTATCCGGAGAAACCGTTCAGGCTGTAAGAAGCGGATTGCCAATCGGAGCATTCTGGCTGCTTGAGTTTGAAGGACTTGACGAAAACGGATTGAATCAATTCAGGGATGTAAACGGTGATGGTGCCATTACCAATGCGGATCGTGTGTTTGCGGGCAGTGCACTTCCGGATCTTACATACGGGCTGACTGCAAACTTTGGATTCAAAAACTGGGCTCTTGGCTTGAATTTCAATGGGGTGGCCGGTAACAAGATTTACTGGAACGACCATAACGCACTGTTCACCATGCCGCAGCTGTATGCCGGCAAAAATATTGCAAGGGCTGGATTCGAACCCAATGAAGATCCGTCCAACTCTGCCACCGCTTCCACTCGATTTTTGCAAGATGGTGATTATTTCCGGTTCAGCAATGCCACACTCAGCTACGATGTAAACACAACGAATCTGCCGCTGAGAGGTTTGCAATTGTCTGTAACTGGCCAAAATCTCTTCACGATTACGGATTATGAAGGCTTTGATCCTGAAGTAAACATGCCGCGGGACGTGGGTGGAATACAGTCGTATGGAATCGACAGTTCCCGATATCCAACGGCAAGATCAGTCATGTTTTCAGTTAACGTAACTCTTTAA
- a CDS encoding phosphatidylinositol-specific phospholipase C1-like protein, whose translation MKNLFLSFILLLFIGSCGPSETENQVKDTQTVDCDSITAENADQCLRLNHIQVLGTHNSYKIKPADALISALDEFNEGWARGLEYSHKPLTEQLEELGIRKFELDIFADTSGGRFAEPAGAKLINDEEYLDDEDMMKPGFKVIHVQDIDYRGTCRTLVNCLTEIRDWSSENPNHLPIMIMLEVKDGTPQARGNLSFTEALHIDESVIYDIDEEIWSVFSEDHVITPDDVREDFDTLEKAILEKGWPILAQSRGKILFALDNTNRIRDLYLSESSTLENRALFVSSRPGQPSAAFIKMNEVFDEEEEIKEFSEKGYLIRTRSDIPTVEARSGDTSRRDLALQSGAHYISTDYPEPSPFNANYIVTLPGAESPGRCNPVSAPESCKNSYIKE comes from the coding sequence ATGAAAAATCTGTTTTTATCATTTATTCTACTGCTTTTTATTGGTAGTTGTGGTCCGTCTGAAACTGAGAATCAGGTGAAGGACACTCAAACTGTAGATTGCGATTCGATTACCGCTGAGAATGCAGATCAATGCCTGCGATTAAATCACATACAGGTTTTGGGCACTCACAACAGTTATAAAATCAAACCGGCCGATGCATTGATTTCAGCTTTGGATGAGTTCAATGAAGGGTGGGCGAGAGGTTTGGAATATTCGCACAAGCCACTTACCGAACAGCTCGAAGAACTTGGAATCCGAAAGTTCGAGCTTGATATTTTTGCGGATACATCCGGGGGACGATTTGCAGAACCTGCAGGAGCAAAACTTATCAATGATGAGGAATATTTAGATGATGAGGACATGATGAAGCCCGGCTTTAAAGTCATTCATGTGCAGGATATCGACTACCGGGGAACATGCCGAACACTTGTGAACTGCCTGACCGAAATTCGGGATTGGTCATCGGAGAATCCGAATCACTTGCCAATTATGATTATGCTGGAGGTGAAAGACGGCACTCCACAGGCTCGCGGAAACCTATCCTTTACAGAAGCTTTGCATATTGACGAATCCGTTATTTATGATATTGATGAAGAAATATGGTCTGTTTTTTCCGAAGATCATGTAATTACACCCGATGATGTAAGAGAGGATTTTGACACACTTGAAAAAGCCATTCTGGAAAAAGGTTGGCCCATCCTGGCTCAAAGCAGGGGCAAAATTCTGTTCGCACTGGATAACACAAATCGTATTAGGGATTTGTATCTGTCTGAATCATCCACTCTCGAAAATCGTGCGCTCTTTGTAAGCAGCCGTCCGGGACAACCATCGGCAGCGTTCATTAAAATGAATGAGGTGTTTGATGAAGAGGAGGAGATCAAGGAATTTTCTGAAAAGGGATACTTAATCCGGACTCGATCGGATATTCCCACAGTCGAGGCAAGATCCGGAGATACCAGCCGGCGAGATCTCGCTTTGCAAAGTGGCGCTCACTATATCAGTACCGACTATCCAGAACCGAGTCCATTTAATGCAAATTACATTGTAACATTACCTGGTGCTGAGAGCCCCGGACGTTGTAACCCCGTAAGTGCTCCTGAATCCTGTAAGAATAGTTATATCAAAGAATAG
- a CDS encoding UDP-2,3-diacylglucosamine diphosphatase: MVQIFLSDVHLGGFSEEKNQHLENELIRLVDYCESNNIQIYILGDFFDYWMEFPNYIPEVGRSILERFEAYHKTMGRRSIYITGNHDNWTVSHFEERGFRVEHETVELELDQKKILLCHGDGLSDKEFELPRPLLHRFIRNPKFVTFYKTVLTGKAGVRLMKNFSAFTRDDNHINTERLSRWSEFMLNSFPYDVVIAGHDHVARKETFAGGTYINTGAFHRDKTVLKYTNGTFTLVTWGDGENKFKPF, encoded by the coding sequence ATGGTTCAGATCTTTCTGTCTGATGTTCACCTTGGAGGATTCTCAGAAGAAAAAAATCAACACCTCGAAAATGAATTAATCAGGCTGGTTGATTACTGCGAATCAAACAACATCCAAATTTATATTCTGGGAGATTTCTTTGATTACTGGATGGAATTTCCAAATTATATTCCTGAAGTAGGCCGATCCATTTTGGAGCGATTTGAGGCATACCATAAGACGATGGGAAGACGCTCCATCTACATCACCGGCAACCACGATAACTGGACAGTATCCCATTTTGAAGAACGTGGATTCCGTGTTGAACATGAAACCGTGGAACTGGAACTGGATCAAAAAAAAATACTTTTATGCCACGGAGATGGACTCTCGGACAAAGAATTTGAACTTCCGCGGCCGCTTCTTCACCGATTTATCCGCAACCCGAAATTCGTTACATTTTACAAAACCGTTTTAACAGGAAAAGCCGGAGTTCGGTTAATGAAAAATTTCTCGGCATTTACCCGGGACGATAACCACATCAATACTGAACGATTGAGCAGATGGTCTGAATTTATGCTGAATTCATTTCCTTATGATGTAGTTATTGCCGGGCATGATCACGTGGCAAGGAAGGAAACATTTGCCGGTGGAACTTATATAAACACCGGGGCATTTCACAGAGATAAAACCGTTTTGAAGTATACCAACGGTACCTTTACACTCGTTACCTGGGGTGATGGCGAAAATAAATTCAAACCTTTTTAA
- a CDS encoding penicillin-binding protein 1A — translation MDNNNVDMDRYFNDKEYRKQISENRKKREQPDRSFKGLISNKYVRIGLIVCAVILVAIIGYVYYLFQGLPSIQELENPKTAIATEVRSRDGVVLDRYFVENRTHVSIDNISPNVINALVATEDHRFFDHWGVDFRSLMRLPYYWLRQRFEGGSTISQQLARNLYRKIGFEVTVTRKLREMITAVQIESNYTKREIIEMYLNTVEFSNSAFGIESAARTHYGKPASDLTLSESANLVGQLKAVYAYNPRLFPERSQARRNVVLSQMQKRGFITTEVLENLRAEPIALDYHPPSKAGRESRYFGEYVRLKVEDWAEENGYDLYSDGLVIYTTIDSRLQQHAEMAVREKLQEFQGKFESEWTSYGGDYMNRLWEEYPTFLRSFVRETDRYKNAFSELETNQESVVFDHLMADSAFVDSVKRVRTKLQASFTAIRPDNGHILAWVGGADFGTQQFDHVHQSKRQAGSTFKPFVYAVAIDNGYMPYHKFSKYPRSFIQPNGRTWDPKDPHVPSGPAMVPLREALARSLNNVTIRLLPEIAGAPETNRTQDLEPAARMIREMASNFGIDMGDFPPYPSIALGTAEVSLLDMVSAYTTFVNKGVHIEPIAITRIEDKEGNVLVEYFPEMSQEVISPETAYIMVDMMRGVIRGGEDYHGTGVRLRNVYNVQQDVAGKTGTTQNSADNWFVAMMPHIVMGSWVGGEDRRIRFPTDNPGSIGQGARTALPIVGQFINNVTNDPEAPWSYDAFEPPAGFTMPEDPANSDRPRERERIGW, via the coding sequence ATGGATAACAACAATGTAGATATGGACCGATACTTCAATGACAAGGAGTATCGTAAACAAATTTCTGAAAACAGAAAAAAAAGGGAGCAACCGGATCGTTCTTTTAAAGGTCTCATCTCAAATAAATATGTGCGCATCGGACTCATTGTATGCGCCGTTATTCTGGTAGCTATCATTGGATACGTGTATTACCTGTTTCAGGGCCTGCCTTCCATCCAGGAACTGGAAAATCCAAAAACGGCGATTGCAACAGAAGTTCGAAGCCGCGACGGTGTAGTTCTGGACAGGTATTTTGTTGAAAACCGAACGCATGTTTCTATCGACAATATTTCGCCAAATGTGATTAATGCCCTGGTAGCTACAGAAGATCACCGCTTTTTTGATCATTGGGGAGTTGATTTCCGAAGTCTGATGAGACTGCCTTACTATTGGCTCCGACAACGGTTTGAAGGTGGTTCTACGATTAGTCAGCAGCTTGCAAGAAATCTCTACAGAAAGATTGGTTTTGAAGTAACGGTTACAAGAAAACTTCGTGAGATGATTACTGCCGTACAGATCGAAAGTAATTACACGAAGCGCGAAATTATTGAAATGTATCTGAATACGGTGGAATTTAGTAACAGTGCTTTCGGAATTGAATCGGCGGCCAGAACACATTACGGCAAACCCGCGTCGGATCTAACGCTTTCAGAATCCGCAAATCTGGTCGGCCAGCTAAAAGCCGTTTATGCCTACAACCCGAGACTTTTCCCTGAACGATCTCAGGCTCGGCGAAATGTCGTTTTAAGCCAGATGCAAAAGAGAGGATTTATCACAACGGAAGTGCTTGAAAATTTGAGAGCAGAACCCATTGCATTGGATTATCATCCTCCATCAAAAGCGGGAAGAGAAAGCCGGTATTTTGGTGAATATGTACGATTAAAAGTTGAAGATTGGGCAGAAGAAAATGGATATGACCTTTATTCAGACGGACTTGTAATTTATACCACCATTGATTCGCGCCTCCAGCAGCATGCCGAAATGGCTGTCCGGGAAAAACTGCAAGAGTTTCAGGGGAAATTCGAAAGCGAATGGACCTCGTATGGCGGGGATTACATGAACAGGCTTTGGGAAGAATATCCTACTTTTTTGAGGAGCTTTGTTCGTGAAACCGATCGTTACAAAAATGCTTTTTCGGAGCTGGAAACCAACCAGGAATCCGTCGTATTCGATCACCTGATGGCTGATTCTGCTTTTGTAGATTCGGTGAAACGAGTTCGAACCAAATTACAGGCCAGTTTTACGGCTATCCGTCCGGATAACGGACACATCCTCGCCTGGGTTGGCGGGGCGGATTTTGGTACTCAGCAATTCGATCATGTTCATCAATCCAAACGGCAGGCAGGTTCTACATTCAAACCCTTTGTATATGCCGTTGCAATTGATAACGGGTATATGCCTTATCATAAATTTTCGAAATATCCGCGCAGCTTCATTCAGCCGAATGGAAGAACCTGGGATCCTAAAGATCCTCATGTTCCCTCAGGCCCTGCAATGGTACCTTTGCGCGAAGCACTTGCGCGAAGCCTCAATAACGTAACGATTCGGTTGCTTCCCGAAATTGCCGGAGCGCCGGAAACAAACCGTACTCAAGATCTTGAACCGGCAGCCCGAATGATTCGGGAAATGGCAAGCAACTTTGGAATTGATATGGGCGATTTTCCTCCTTATCCGTCCATTGCTCTGGGCACGGCAGAAGTTTCTCTTCTCGATATGGTCAGTGCTTACACAACATTCGTGAATAAAGGCGTGCATATCGAACCGATTGCGATTACCCGTATCGAAGACAAAGAAGGAAATGTTCTTGTTGAATACTTCCCGGAAATGAGCCAGGAAGTAATTAGCCCCGAAACGGCCTACATTATGGTTGACATGATGCGCGGAGTCATTCGCGGTGGAGAAGATTATCACGGTACCGGTGTGCGCCTCAGAAATGTGTATAACGTTCAACAAGATGTAGCCGGCAAAACCGGAACTACACAGAATAGTGCGGATAACTGGTTTGTTGCTATGATGCCACACATCGTAATGGGATCGTGGGTTGGTGGTGAAGACCGCAGGATTCGATTCCCTACCGACAATCCTGGAAGTATTGGTCAGGGCGCCAGAACAGCTTTGCCTATTGTTGGACAATTCATCAATAATGTTACAAATGATCCTGAAGCCCCCTGGAGCTATGATGCATTTGAACCACCTGCTGGGTTTACGATGCCGGAGGACCCTGCGAACTCAGATCGACCGCGGGAAAGGGAGCGCATTGGCTGGTAG
- the pfkA gene encoding 6-phosphofructokinase, with translation MKKIATLTSGGDSPGMNAAVRAIIRGGAHYGFEVIAVRHGYKGLINGDFTDVEHTDVSGIIQRGGTVLKSARSEEFRTKEGREKAAAQLKDRGVDALIVIGGDGTFRGATLLSQEHNIATIGVPATIDNDLIGSDETIGYDTALNTAMEAIDKIRDTADAHERLFFVEVMGRDAGFIALETGIASGAEIIVLPEYLTSTDDIRESLNRILKVHKRSTLVVIAEGDQTGGAINISQALQSDFEDYEMRVAILGYIQRGGNPTARDRVLATRLGFEAVKAFHDGHSQVMVGIINNEVKLTPLKDTFGKIKEINHDLVALAKILR, from the coding sequence TTGAAAAAAATAGCCACTCTCACAAGCGGCGGGGACTCTCCCGGAATGAACGCTGCTGTACGTGCAATTATCAGGGGCGGTGCACACTATGGATTTGAGGTAATTGCCGTTCGGCATGGCTATAAAGGACTTATTAACGGTGATTTTACAGATGTAGAACATACAGATGTATCCGGAATAATTCAGCGCGGAGGAACCGTTTTAAAGTCGGCCCGATCCGAAGAGTTCCGTACCAAAGAAGGCAGGGAGAAAGCAGCCGCTCAACTGAAAGATCGTGGAGTGGATGCACTGATCGTTATTGGAGGTGATGGTACTTTTCGGGGAGCCACACTTCTGTCGCAAGAACATAATATTGCAACGATTGGCGTGCCGGCCACGATTGATAATGACCTGATTGGCTCAGACGAAACGATCGGTTATGATACGGCCCTGAACACAGCGATGGAAGCCATCGACAAAATCCGGGACACCGCCGATGCCCATGAACGACTTTTCTTTGTAGAAGTCATGGGCAGAGATGCCGGTTTTATAGCACTTGAGACAGGAATTGCCAGTGGTGCGGAAATCATTGTGCTACCCGAATACCTGACCAGCACGGATGATATCAGAGAGTCTTTGAATAGAATTTTGAAAGTTCATAAGCGAAGTACGTTGGTTGTAATTGCCGAAGGCGATCAAACCGGCGGAGCTATAAATATTTCCCAGGCCCTGCAAAGTGATTTTGAAGACTATGAAATGCGCGTTGCCATTCTGGGCTACATTCAAAGAGGGGGAAACCCGACGGCCAGAGATCGTGTGCTTGCAACCCGGCTTGGTTTTGAAGCGGTGAAGGCATTTCACGACGGGCATAGCCAAGTGATGGTTGGAATTATAAACAACGAAGTGAAATTAACTCCATTGAAAGATACTTTTGGAAAGATTAAAGAGATCAATCACGACTTGGTTGCTCTTGCAAAAATATTGAGGTAA
- a CDS encoding polyprenyl synthetase family protein, translated as MAQEVLLHTENVQSKKSSLKEITEPVRDDLNVFRDFFKDEISSDVFLLDQIIRYLLRQKGKEIRPTLVFMTARMFGSVDKRSFIAATMIELLHTATLIHDDVVDEADKRRGFLSINKIWRNKAGVLLGDFLLSKGLLIALDYKEYQLLHVLSDAVRDMSEGELRQMKTSNLFNMTEERYFQIISEKTASLISACCQCGAIATTDDEDVIQGMKEVGMNIGIAFQIKDDLFDYGLADVGKPTRNDIQERKVTLPLIYAMDNAPKMEQLNVRRLMKKRKKTQKDVDRIVEFVHEYNGLKLAELKMVSYAEMALEKLQSLPIQQGFDDFKALVEFIITRKK; from the coding sequence ATGGCCCAAGAGGTATTGTTACATACCGAAAATGTTCAATCAAAAAAAAGCTCTTTGAAAGAGATCACCGAACCTGTTCGGGATGATTTAAATGTATTCAGAGACTTCTTCAAAGATGAAATAAGCAGCGATGTTTTCCTGCTGGACCAAATCATCCGATACCTGCTGCGCCAGAAAGGAAAAGAAATTCGGCCAACCCTTGTATTTATGACGGCACGCATGTTCGGCTCCGTAGACAAACGAAGCTTCATTGCCGCCACCATGATTGAACTCCTCCACACCGCCACACTTATCCATGACGATGTTGTGGATGAAGCCGATAAACGCCGTGGATTCCTTAGTATCAATAAAATCTGGCGGAACAAAGCCGGGGTTCTTTTGGGTGATTTTCTGCTCTCAAAAGGTCTTTTAATTGCGCTTGATTATAAAGAATATCAACTGCTGCATGTGCTGTCTGATGCGGTGCGGGATATGAGTGAAGGTGAGTTACGCCAGATGAAAACATCCAACCTCTTCAATATGACTGAAGAGCGTTATTTCCAGATTATCTCTGAAAAAACAGCCAGCCTTATTTCGGCCTGTTGCCAGTGCGGCGCCATAGCCACAACTGACGATGAAGACGTAATCCAGGGAATGAAAGAAGTAGGCATGAACATCGGAATTGCCTTCCAGATAAAAGACGACCTGTTTGATTATGGTTTAGCCGATGTTGGAAAACCCACCCGCAACGACATCCAGGAACGAAAAGTAACCCTGCCGCTCATTTATGCTATGGATAATGCACCAAAAATGGAGCAGCTTAATGTTCGGCGTCTCATGAAAAAACGGAAAAAAACGCAGAAAGACGTCGATAGAATTGTGGAGTTTGTCCACGAATATAACGGATTAAAACTGGCCGAATTAAAAATGGTGAGTTATGCAGAAATGGCCCTGGAAAAGTTACAGTCACTTCCTATCCAACAGGGTTTTGATGATTTTAAGGCACTTGTTGAATTTATCATCACAAGAAAAAAGTAA